CGGCCCGCTTGGCGGACGGCTTGGAGAAGGAGTACGCCATCGCGATCTCCTCGAAGTGCCGCAGCGGGTACATCAAAAGGGTCACCGCGCTGTACACGGTGACCAGTTCGCCGACCGTCACCGTGCCCTGCCGCGCGAGCGTCGCCCCGTACCAGACGACGGCGACGAGCAGCAGACCCGGCAGCAGCACCTGGACGGCGGCGATCAGCGCCCACATCCGGGCACTGCGCACGGCCGCCTTCCTGACCTCCTGCGAAGCCTCGCGGTAGCGCCCGAGGAACAGCTCCTCGCCGCCGATGCCGCGCAGCACGCGCAGGCCGGCGACCGTGTCGGACGCCAACTCCGTCGCCTTGCCCGCCTTTTCGCGCTGTACGTCGGCGCGTGCGGTGGCCTTGGGGAGCAGCGGCAGCACGGCGAGCGCCAGTGCGGGGACGCCGATCGCGACGACCACGCCGAGCGCGGGCTGGTAGATCACCAGGCCCACGCAGACGACGATCAGCGCGAGAACGGCCGCCGCGAACCGCGACAGCGCCTCGACGAACCATCCGATCTTCTCGACGTCGCCCGTGGAAACGGCCACGACTTCGCCCGCCGCGACCCGCCGGGTCAGCGCGGCGCCCAGTTCGGCGGTCCTGCGCGCCAGCAACTGCTGGACGCGGGCGGCGGCCGTGATCCAGTTCGTGACCGCCACCCGGTGCAGCATGGTGTCGCCGAGCGCGAGGGCCACACCCATGAGCAGCAGGAGCCCCGCACCCAGGGCGAGCCGCGTGCCGGACCGGTCGACGACCGCCTGCACGGCCACCCCCACGCCCAGCGGCAGACCCGCCACGCCGAGCTGGTGCAGTACGCCCCAGCCCATGGCCTTCAGCTGCCCGCCGAGCTGGCTGCGCCCCAGCCACAGCAGGAAACGGCCCCCGGAGCGAACGTCGGGGTCGCCGGGGTCTTGATACGGAAGATCCTTGATGTGCATGAATTCCTACGGGTCGATGCGCGCCGACACGGACGGGAGAGCGGACAGGGGCGACAGGAAGCGGAAGCGGTCCGACATCGCGTACCGCGTGCCGCAAACCGTGCAAGGTTCGCGCTTTTCGCCGGCCCGGGGCAATTGATTTATGCGCAGGCCCCCACAGAACCCGCCATTTTCCATGCGTCGCCCCCGGCCGGGTCTGGTGTTCCCGTCCGTCCCGCGATTCACTCCTGTCGCATGAGACAACGAAGGATCATGTCCGTGCTCAGCGGTCTGGTGCTGGCCGCCGGAACGCTTCTCGGTGCCTCCCCGGCCACCGCCGCCCCCGGCCCGGTGCCGCCCCCGGAGTTCGGCAACGACTGGCACGACCCGCTGACCGCCGCCCCGCCCGTGGTCAAGCCGCACACCAGGTCCTGCGCCGTGACCCTCGGCGAGGCCCAGTTCCGCGACTTCACCCCGTACAAGGGGAGTTACACCCCGCCGGAGAAGTGCGGCGGGAGCTGGAGCAAGGTGGTGCTGCGCCTCGAAGGCAAGGTCAAGGGCCGTCAGTACGACCGTCTGGGCTACGTCCACGTCGGCGGCGTCGAAGTGCTGCGCACGTCCACTCCGCAGCCCTCCCCGGACGGCATCACCTGGTCGGTGGAGAAGGACGTCACCCGCTACAGCGACACCTTCCGCCGTACGCAGGACGTCGAGATGCTCATCGGCAACGTCGTCAACGAGACGTACACCGGCGTCATCGACGTCAAGGCCACGCTCACCTTCTACGCCGCCGAGGGGCGGACCAAGCCCGCCGACACCCCCGACCGCGTCCTCACCCTCAACGACAACTCCCTTCTCACGCCCCGCAACGCACGGCGCATCCTCGCCGAGGTGTACGCGACCGGCTCCGGCGGCGGCTGCGAGGAGTACTGGTACCTGTCGGTGCCCGAGAAGGCCCCGTACTCCTGCACGTCGGCGGGCGGCCCCTACCGCGAGGTCCAGCTCAAGGTCGACGGGAAGCTGGCCGGAATCGCCGCGCCGTTCCCGACCGTGTGGACCGGCGGCTGGTCCAACCCCTTCCTCTGGTACGTCGTCCCGGGCCCCCGCGCGCTCGACGTCTTGCCCATCCAGTACGACCTGACCCCCTTCGCCGGACTCCTCAACGACGGCCGCCCGCACCGGATCGAGGTCGGCGTCGTCGGCGTCCCGGCCGGGCAGGCGGGCTGGAGCCACCCGGTGAACGTCCTCGTCTGGCAGGACCACGGCAGCCGCGTCGTCACCGGCGGCCTCACCCGCCACACCGAGTCCGCGCCCGTCAACTCCACGACGTACACGCCTGGTTCGGAGCACCGTCTGGACACGCGCGGCGGCCACGCACTGACCGTCGAGGGATACGTGAACACCTCGCGGGGCCGCGTCGATACCCGCGTCACGCGCACCCTGGCGAACACCTCCGTACACCGCTGGACCGAGGGCGAGAGCCTGGACGCGCTCCAGGGCGAGTGGACGGACGACGAGACGGTGACGGTGCGCGGCAAGCACGGGCCGGCGCGCGCCACCGAGGCGAAGCGCACGTACACGATGGACGGCACGACCACGCTCGGCGCGGGCGACCGGCTGCGCACGGTCCTGACCCTCGGCGACAAGGCGGACACGACGGCCTTCACGAACGGGCGGCGCACCGGTTCCACCCGGCTCGACCACGTCTACCGGGGCGACGCCACGTACACCGCGAACGTCCCGCGCGACCAGCGGCACGCCGTCGCCACCACGGGCGAGCGCTACCGCCTGTACGGCTCCGACGGCACCTGCCACGACCGCACCGTGGAGACGGTGCAGGGGACGCTGGTCAAGGACCGCACGCGCTGCTGACCGGTGGGTGAGGAGCGGGGGCGGGGGTGGGCCCCACCCCCGCTCACTTCCTCATGCCTTCGGCTTCTCCGAGTCCACGCCCGGCCGGGCCTTGCGCCACTCGCCCCGGGTGAAGTCGGGGATCTGCTGCGGCGCGCCCCTGCCGCGAATCGACAGATGGCTCAGCGGCACCGGCGCCGTCCAGGTGGCCGCGTCGTACACGTCGAAGTCGGGGACAAGCCCGAGCTGCATGCACTGCACCAGCCGGAACAGCATCAGGTAGTCCATGCCGCCGTGGCCGCCCGGCGGGTTGGCGTGTTCCTTCCACAGCCAGTGGTCCCACTGGGCGTACTTCGTGAAGTCGTCCCACTGGTCGTTGGTGTTGGCGGGCTCCAGGTAGATGCGCGGCGGGTAGTCCTCGAACACGCCGAGGGTGCCGCCGAGGCTGTTGATCCTGCTGTACGGGTGCGGGGTCGACACGTCGTGTTCGAGCCGGATGACGCGGCCCTTGGCGGTCTGGATCAGGCTGATCGTACGGTCGCTCTCGATGTACGACTCCTTCCAGCTCGGGTCGCCCGGCGGCATGTGCTTCTTGCGGTACTCGGCCAGGCCCAGCGCGGGGGAGCCGACGCTGACCATGCTCACCGCGCGGTCGCCCCGGTTGACGTCCATGTAGTTGCCGACCGGGCCGAAGCCGTGGTTGGGGTAGAGGTCGCCGCGCAGCCGGGTGTGCCACAGGCGGCGCCACGGGCCCTCGTAGTAGTCGGGGTCGAACATCAGTCCGCGCAGGTCGTGGTTGTACGCGCCCGCGCCGTGCAGCAGATCGCCGAACAGGCCCGCGTGCGCCATCCGCAGGACGCGCATCTCGTTC
The sequence above is a segment of the Streptomyces sp. NBC_00237 genome. Coding sequences within it:
- a CDS encoding Gfo/Idh/MocA family protein codes for the protein MYDDKATPTPDENDDFSEAPDGVTRRSALRTAGVVGAGLGLGAGGVLGAAGPSAADARAGFDEAPRRQGKTMANVPFERRSTVRVGMIGLGNRGDGMIDLFLALPNVKVVAVCDPVRAKAEKAAAKVVKAGQPAPAIYTKNEDDYKNLCKRGDIDFVYVATPWDFHYEMCKTAMLNGKHVGVECPLAMRMDEIWDLVNTSERTRRHCIQLENCCYGRNEMRVLRMAHAGLFGDLLHGAGAYNHDLRGLMFDPDYYEGPWRRLWHTRLRGDLYPNHGFGPVGNYMDVNRGDRAVSMVSVGSPALGLAEYRKKHMPPGDPSWKESYIESDRTISLIQTAKGRVIRLEHDVSTPHPYSRINSLGGTLGVFEDYPPRIYLEPANTNDQWDDFTKYAQWDHWLWKEHANPPGGHGGMDYLMLFRLVQCMQLGLVPDFDVYDAATWTAPVPLSHLSIRGRGAPQQIPDFTRGEWRKARPGVDSEKPKA
- a CDS encoding peptide-N4-asparagine amidase; the protein is MRQRRIMSVLSGLVLAAGTLLGASPATAAPGPVPPPEFGNDWHDPLTAAPPVVKPHTRSCAVTLGEAQFRDFTPYKGSYTPPEKCGGSWSKVVLRLEGKVKGRQYDRLGYVHVGGVEVLRTSTPQPSPDGITWSVEKDVTRYSDTFRRTQDVEMLIGNVVNETYTGVIDVKATLTFYAAEGRTKPADTPDRVLTLNDNSLLTPRNARRILAEVYATGSGGGCEEYWYLSVPEKAPYSCTSAGGPYREVQLKVDGKLAGIAAPFPTVWTGGWSNPFLWYVVPGPRALDVLPIQYDLTPFAGLLNDGRPHRIEVGVVGVPAGQAGWSHPVNVLVWQDHGSRVVTGGLTRHTESAPVNSTTYTPGSEHRLDTRGGHALTVEGYVNTSRGRVDTRVTRTLANTSVHRWTEGESLDALQGEWTDDETVTVRGKHGPARATEAKRTYTMDGTTTLGAGDRLRTVLTLGDKADTTAFTNGRRTGSTRLDHVYRGDATYTANVPRDQRHAVATTGERYRLYGSDGTCHDRTVETVQGTLVKDRTRC
- a CDS encoding ABC transporter ATP-binding protein is translated as MHIKDLPYQDPGDPDVRSGGRFLLWLGRSQLGGQLKAMGWGVLHQLGVAGLPLGVGVAVQAVVDRSGTRLALGAGLLLLMGVALALGDTMLHRVAVTNWITAAARVQQLLARRTAELGAALTRRVAAGEVVAVSTGDVEKIGWFVEALSRFAAAVLALIVVCVGLVIYQPALGVVVAIGVPALALAVLPLLPKATARADVQREKAGKATELASDTVAGLRVLRGIGGEELFLGRYREASQEVRKAAVRSARMWALIAAVQVLLPGLLLVAVVWYGATLARQGTVTVGELVTVYSAVTLLMYPLRHFEEIAMAYSFSKPSAKRAARVLALRRTAPGDGQEAAQYPTGDLYDPVTGLLAPSGVFTAVVCGDPDLAGRLAERLGGHPAGAEEEAEEAEEATEKVASVRLGGVALDELPLAAARASVLVQDKDPVLLSGTLRELLDVPASGKVSAEDALAAAQCTDVLAALAQASVTGDGDPMETRITERGRSLSGGQRQRLALARSLVTDPEVLVLDEPTSAVDSHTEARVAAGVSRLRSGRTTVVLASSPLLLDQAERVVFVHDGEVAAVGEHRELLHTEPRYRAVVTRETDDETEAGAGAEASTEAGTGAEAGARIHALTAREKNAREEIEESA